The Streptomyces sp. NBC_01298 genome contains the following window.
CGTCAAGGTCGCCGTCGTGGTGGTCATCGCCGCCCTCACCCTGGTCATCGGCGTCTACGGACACGCCACCATGGTGAAGCTCTACCCCCCGATCGCCATCGCCCTCACGGCCACCTTCGCCGTCGTCGCCGTGTACGTGTGCGCCCGCTCCGACCTCGGCCACCAGCCCGCGCGGCCACTGACGGGAGTCGACCTGTGGGCCACCCTCGCGGCCGGCCTCACCCTCATCGCCTCGGGCCCCCTCTCCTACACCAACAGCGCGGACTTCTCCCGCTACCTGCCGCGGGAGACCTCCCCGTGGGCCGTCGCGGCCTGGACCGCGCTCGGCGGGTTCCTGCCCGGCGTCCTCCTCACCTCGCTGGGCGCCCTCGCCGCGACCGTCGTGGACATGTCCGAACCGCAGGCCGGACTGGAGGGCATCCTGCCCACCTGGTTCTCACCCGTGTTCCTGCTGGCGATCGTGCTCGGTACGATCGCCAACAATGCGATGACCGCCTACAGTTCGGGCCTCGCCCTGCAGGCCGCCGGCGTCCGGGTCCGCCGCTCCCTGGGGGTCGTCGTCGACGGGGCGCTCGGGGTCGCGGTGACCCTGTACGCGCTCCTCGTCTCCAACTTCCTCGACACGGTCGGCAACCTCCTCCAGCTGACCGTCGTCGTGCTCGGGCCCAGCACGGCCGTCTACGCGACCGACATCCTGCTGCGCCGCTGCCGCTACGACGGCCCCGCGCTCACCGACGAGAACCCGGGCAGCCCCTTCTGGTACGCCCGGGGCGTCAACCCGGCGGGCGCGCTGGCCCTGACGGCGGGGATCGCGGCATCCGCGCTCTGCGTGGACACCCTGTACACCGGCCCCGTCGCCCGGGCCCTCGGCGGCGTGGACCTCTCCCTGCCCGTCGGCATCATCGTGTCGGCTTCCCTCTACGGACTCCTGATGCGCCGCTCCCTGCGAGGCCGGCCGACCGCTCCGCCCGCCTGACCCGGGCACCCGGCGCTCCGTACCCCCTACGACGGGGCGTGCAGTTTCCCGGTCTTCGCCACGCGGGCGTACCAGTGCGCGCTCGATTTGGGTGTGCGCTCCAGGGTCTCGAAGCCGACGTGGACCGCCCCGAACCGCTTGGCGTACCCGTACGACCACTCGAAGTTGTCGAGCAGCGACCAGAGGAGGTAGCCGCGCACGTCCACCGAGTCCCTGGTGGCGACCGCGGACTTCACCGAGGAGGGCGGCCGGCTCGCGATGCGGGTTCGCCGCGAAGCCGGGCTCTTGCGGAAAGCCCCTGATCAGGCGGTCCCGCTGGCAGGGGTGCGGGGAGGGTTCGGTGCCGGCGCGTCCGGTTCCGCGAGGTGGGTGTCCATCGCGGCGTTCAGGTCGGCCATGAACGCTTCGAACTGTTCCAGGAGCCGGGGCGGGTAGTGCGACATCGCGGTGTCGAGGCGGCGGGCGAGGGGGTCGAAGAACTCGTCCGCCCGTTCCTGGATGTGCGCACCGCTGCGCAGGGTGATGACGCGCCGGTCGGAGTGTTCGCGGGTGCGGGTGACGTGCCCTGCCGCCTCGAGACGGTTCAGGAGCGCGGTGGTGGCTCCCGTGGACAGGGAGATGCGTTCGCTCAGCCGCGCCGGTGACAGCGGCGTTCCGCGTTCTTCGGCGGCGGCGATCTCCAGTACGGCGGTCGCGTCGGTGGAGTGCAGCCCCAGCCTGGCGGCGAAGCGCCGGCCGAGCTCGGTGTAGTGGCCGCCGTAGGTCCTCAGCGATTCCATCAGCCGCTCGCGCTGCTCCGCGACGCCTTCGTGCACCGCTTCCTCCATGCCGGGCCTCCGCCTTCCTCCAGTGCCGTGCGGATCACGCGGTCACCGTGCTTTGACAACCTACCGCGATCACTTTACCTTCATCGTGGAATTACTTCACCATGGAGGTATCTAGCGTGCGCGACCCATCCCTCGGCCCCGACGAGCCGACCGAGCCCTACCGGTGGCGGTGGCTGATCCTTGCGGTGATGATCGTCGCGGAGATCATGGATCTCCTGGACGCCTCGATCGTCAACGTCGCGGGGCCGGACCTGGAGAAGTCCCTCGGTGCCGGTTCCGTCGGGTTGCAGTGGGTGATCGGCGGCTACGCCCTCACCCTGGGCGCGGGGCTCGTGCTCGGTGGCCGGCTCGGCGACCGCTACGGGCGGCGCCGGATGTTCCTGATCGGTCTGGCGGCCTTC
Protein-coding sequences here:
- a CDS encoding purine-cytosine permease family protein, whose amino-acid sequence is MASRDTGTGTGTDTDTGTGVDTDRPGRIEAHGIDHVPDRERHGRARELFPVWAAANVNYLSMVVGGALILMGLSLGQAVAVIVLGSLFWAPIGLLAVSGPASGTPSEVIARAMYGIRGNRVNIAVNGWALCICYIALNLAAAAVAAFVFVEKAGIDTNSGVKVAVVVVIAALTLVIGVYGHATMVKLYPPIAIALTATFAVVAVYVCARSDLGHQPARPLTGVDLWATLAAGLTLIASGPLSYTNSADFSRYLPRETSPWAVAAWTALGGFLPGVLLTSLGALAATVVDMSEPQAGLEGILPTWFSPVFLLAIVLGTIANNAMTAYSSGLALQAAGVRVRRSLGVVVDGALGVAVTLYALLVSNFLDTVGNLLQLTVVVLGPSTAVYATDILLRRCRYDGPALTDENPGSPFWYARGVNPAGALALTAGIAASALCVDTLYTGPVARALGGVDLSLPVGIIVSASLYGLLMRRSLRGRPTAPPA
- a CDS encoding MarR family winged helix-turn-helix transcriptional regulator, which gives rise to MEEAVHEGVAEQRERLMESLRTYGGHYTELGRRFAARLGLHSTDATAVLEIAAAEERGTPLSPARLSERISLSTGATTALLNRLEAAGHVTRTREHSDRRVITLRSGAHIQERADEFFDPLARRLDTAMSHYPPRLLEQFEAFMADLNAAMDTHLAEPDAPAPNPPRTPASGTA